From the Microcoleus sp. FACHB-672 genome, the window AATGAAGTCGTTGGTATCTCTATCACCACCGTATCCATCATCCCAAGCCAGTTTGTAGGAAGTATCAGACAGTTTCGTATAGGCAACAGCTTGTGACGTGGAGGAGTAAACAGTTGTAGTAGACGTGTCGTTATACCCCCAGCCATTGGTGGTTTTTACCTTCTCATAGTTTTGCAAGGCGAAGGTGTAATCTATGCCGGCCTTAAATGTGAAGGTAGAAATGCATTGTTTAACGGAAATTCCACAACTTCCCAACCAATCATTGTTGCCGATTACTGAGGTGTCGTCTGCGTTTTGGATTTCTTTAAGCAGGGAAGTGAAGCTTCCATTGGCTTGCTGCACGCCAAAGTCCGACTTGTATATCCCGTGAGATTCCAAGAAGTCAAAGCTCACCTCGGTATCCTTATCAAATTTGACGCTACTGGCAAACAAGTTGGCAGCTTGCACCGGCACAGAGAATAGGCCGGTAAGCGCAGTCGTGGCGACTACAGTGGCAAAGCGTCTTTGGAAACTCATAAGATTCTCCTTAAAATGTCAAATTAAAACTCAAAAGCGGCTGTTTGCTGTTAAATATAAGTTTCATACCGCTTGTTGAGCGAAACCCAACAAGCTGCTTAGAATTTGACTAAACACTGTATTACTTCTGTCTTAACCTCATTTCCCGCCAATGTCTATAACTTTGGCGGGCTTTCGTTAATTCTTTACAATGTTTATAGCCAATATAAAGTTTTATCTGTCCGAGCAGATTTACGTTTGCCCGACTTTCCACTACTATTTTATGGGCTTTTCACGACTACTAACGTGATCTGTATCACTAACTATAGAGACTTATCTATAGGTGAGAGGCCGACAGCCAGGGTTTTGTCATCAAAGCTGTGGCCTGCTTTTTGCTAGTAGATATAAACAGCGATTCCTAAATTAACCGAAAAGTTCCTTGCCCTCATCTGAAAGCTGCTTGGTCAATCGCGAGAAACCGGCTTTTTACTTATAAAACCCTAGATAACCTTGATCTGCTCTTCAGCCTCTAGTTTTAGGAATTGCCAGGGGCGGCACACCAGCAGGAATGAAAATTTTGGGGCCGTGGCAACGCAAAACCGACA encodes:
- a CDS encoding PEP-CTERM sorting domain-containing protein; the protein is MSFQRRFATVVATTALTGLFSVPVQAANLFASSVKFDKDTEVSFDFLESHGIYKSDFGVQQANGSFTSLLKEIQNADDTSVIGNNDWLGSCGISVKQCISTFTFKAGIDYTFALQNYEKVKTTNGWGYNDTSTTTVYSSTSQAVAYTKLSDTSYKLAWDDGYGGDRDTNDFIVKASWKKAASVPEPAALAGLFLVAGTLVISRRRKGVLRIPD